One Candidatus Paceibacterota bacterium genomic window carries:
- the dnaG gene encoding DNA primase → MNSPVQQIKERLSIEEVVSSYIKLEKAGANLKAKCPFHNEKTPSFFISPDRGTYYCFGCGVKGDIFTFVEEFEGLDFRGALKLLASRAGIVLESYNPKDQRNQSEKERLYEVMEEATVFFEKNLKENPEVSSYLKNRGLNDESIKNFRIGFALLEWRKLYDYLKSKNFSDSEIEKAGLAKTPSAVGTSPLIRGRLGGGLYDRFRGRIMFPISDSSGRVIAFSGRIFVDDGKSAKYLNSPETSIFNKSAVLFGIDKAKDPIRKNDFSILVEGQMDLILSHQAGFKNTVASSGTAMTDSVLSKENIINNLGLITRLSKNMVLAYDADRAGVSATNRFAKIALSLGMDVKVADIPEGMDPADLISRGYSQMGEAKVGVDAWREAIRNSKHFIEFMLLRILKDTNSDNRKAGREIKERLLPFVNEIESSIEKSHFITLISNKSGIPENALMEDLKKVETEFKNEKEDIKIAKENIEKKLRKDPIERRLLGIAFWQESLSDVGRPKFGRPTSDKTSDKPRIDPELIFKKLEKAKENVKEKYKDRREDLIYEVEEFYSNNENLEKDVEEMLLNIEEEYLNEEFSIKMIEYQNCKDKIEKEEIFKKISEITKRKEDIKNSRIRK, encoded by the coding sequence ATGAACTCTCCTGTCCAACAAATTAAGGAGAGGCTATCAATTGAAGAAGTAGTCTCTTCTTATATAAAGCTAGAAAAGGCAGGCGCAAACCTAAAAGCAAAATGCCCGTTTCATAACGAAAAAACTCCTTCCTTTTTTATTTCCCCTGATCGAGGCACTTACTATTGTTTTGGATGCGGGGTAAAGGGCGATATTTTTACTTTCGTAGAAGAATTTGAAGGTCTTGATTTTAGAGGAGCTCTTAAATTGCTTGCCAGCAGAGCGGGAATTGTTTTGGAATCTTACAATCCGAAAGATCAAAGAAATCAGAGCGAAAAAGAAAGATTATATGAAGTCATGGAAGAAGCGACTGTTTTTTTTGAGAAGAATTTAAAAGAAAATCCGGAAGTTTCATCTTATCTAAAAAATAGGGGGCTGAATGATGAAAGTATAAAAAATTTCCGTATTGGTTTTGCCTTATTGGAGTGGCGTAAACTTTATGATTATTTAAAATCTAAAAATTTTTCTGACAGTGAAATAGAAAAAGCAGGACTTGCAAAGACCCCCTCCGCCGTTGGCACCTCCCCCTTGATAAGGGGGAGGCTGGGTGGGGGTCTGTATGACAGATTTCGTGGACGAATAATGTTTCCTATCTCGGATTCTAGCGGACGGGTTATTGCTTTTTCCGGAAGAATCTTTGTTGATGACGGAAAGTCTGCGAAATACCTAAATAGCCCTGAAACTTCTATCTTTAATAAATCCGCTGTTCTTTTCGGCATAGATAAAGCTAAAGACCCCATTCGGAAAAATGACTTTTCTATCTTAGTTGAAGGTCAAATGGATTTGATTTTATCTCACCAAGCAGGATTTAAAAATACCGTAGCTTCCTCGGGGACAGCCATGACTGATTCAGTATTGTCAAAAGAAAATATTATAAATAACCTAGGACTTATCACCAGATTGTCAAAGAACATGGTCCTTGCTTATGATGCTGATAGAGCGGGGGTGAGTGCGACTAACCGTTTTGCTAAGATTGCATTATCTTTGGGTATGGATGTAAAGGTGGCAGATATACCCGAGGGAATGGATCCGGCTGATTTGATTTCCCGTGGCTATAGCCAAATGGGCGAGGCAAAAGTTGGAGTGGATGCCTGGCGGGAAGCGATAAGGAATTCGAAACATTTTATCGAATTTATGCTGCTGAGGATCTTAAAAGATACTAATTCTGACAATAGAAAGGCTGGCAGGGAAATAAAGGAACGCTTGCTTCCTTTTGTGAATGAGATAGAAAGCTCCATAGAAAAATCACATTTCATTACATTAATCAGTAATAAATCAGGGATTCCTGAAAATGCCCTGATGGAAGATTTGAAAAAAGTAGAAACTGAATTTAAGAATGAAAAAGAAGATATCAAAATCGCCAAAGAAAATATAGAGAAAAAATTAAGAAAAGACCCGATCGAGCGAAGGCTTTTAGGTATAGCTTTTTGGCAAGAGAGTCTGTCGGACGTTGGACGTCCGAAATTCGGACGTCCAACGTCCGACAAAACGTCCGACAAACCTAGAATTGATCCAGAATTGATTTTTAAAAAATTAGAAAAAGCAAAAGAAAATGTTAAAGAAAAATATAAAGACAGGAGAGAGGATTTGATTTATGAGGTAGAAGAATTTTACTCAAATAATGAAAATCTGGAAAAAGACGTAGAGGAAATGCTGCTCAATATAGAGGAAGAATATTTAAATGAAGAATTTAGCATTAAGATGATAGAATACCAGAATTGCAAAGATAAAATAGAAAAGGAAGAAATTTTTAAAAAAATAAGTGAAATAACAAAAAGAAAAGAAGATATTAAAAATAGTCGTATAAGAAAATAA
- the rpoC gene encoding DNA-directed RNA polymerase subunit beta': MKTLNTTEFEQIAIRLASPEQIKEWSFGEVTKPETINYRTGRSERGGLFDEKIFGPEKDYECYCGKYRRIRYKDIICEKCGVEVTRSIVRRERMGHIELSTPVSHIWFLRGVPSRMSILLNISVSDLEKVIYFAGYIITKVHEEEKEAILSGLDKEYKIKLKNSSDDETREKLKNLLSITKKEIGEIYEGKVLNEISFHHYSLKYGTCFEANIGAEAIYSIFKNLDLNKLKNLTEKMLVDASAVEKDKLQKRLSLIRAMTYAGIRPEWMFLTVIPVIPPVLRPMVALDGGRHASSDLNDLYRRVINRNNRLKKLKEINAPDVILRNEKRIIQEAVDALIDNSIAKQNDSVAMSQSQKRPLKSLSDNLKSKQGLFRQNLLGKRVDYSGRSVIVVGPELKLNQCGLPKHMALELFRPFVISKILQAELAFNIRGANKLIEERSPEVWAILEEVIQGKYVLLNRAPTLHRLGIQAFNPILIEGNAIQVHPLVCQAFNADFDGDQMAVYVPLLEEAQFEAKELMASNKNLLKPQNGDPIVHPRMDMVLGSYWMTKSVDGEVGEGKYFPNPNTAITASDYGIVSLRAKIKVLATDTHKYRKFNGGIFETSVGKLLFNSILPNDFSYVNDEMTQNRLSSLLDEIIVHSGVENTPHILDKIKAFGFKYSTVSGTTWGLDNTKVPEEKKKIIEEGKKLEADMVAQWSEGLLSLDERYQKIIEIWTQVKKNLEKILPNTLDKKGSTYDLFTSKARGTMSSLMQMTGMIGLIQNNQGKILEFPIIPCYQEGLSPIEYFVITHGARKGASDTALNTAKAGYLTRRLVDVAQDVVITEEDCGTKEGKIVTKENISGIEIPLSKNIRGRVLAKDLKDKDGNVVYSRGFLITKEEAYNIEGAGFTEVFVRSPLTCKTAHGLCVNCYGLDLGRNRLVELGEAVGIIAAQAIGEPGTQLTLRTFHAGGVAGTDITTGLPRVEEIFERRIPKNPAIISETDGEVISITSKEGKENVKEKIIKVLSDSKADGKANEIEYLVAFRRTPIVKVGDAVKKGQLLTDGSADIAEMFRLGNKELVEEYIIEEINKVYELQSASISRKHTEIIIRQMFSRRKIKDAGETNFSAGDIVENTAFIEENARVKEIDGKEAKAEIVVLGITEVSLRTKSWLSAASFQNTNRVLIENAIKGGVDSLRGLKENVIIGRLIPAGTGFKNKFVSAKEE, translated from the coding sequence ATGAAAACTTTAAACACAACTGAATTTGAGCAAATCGCTATTAGGCTTGCATCGCCTGAGCAAATCAAGGAATGGTCTTTTGGAGAAGTTACCAAACCGGAAACTATAAATTATCGCACCGGCAGATCCGAGAGAGGAGGCTTGTTTGACGAGAAGATCTTTGGTCCTGAAAAGGATTATGAGTGTTATTGCGGAAAATATCGCCGAATTCGTTATAAAGACATTATTTGTGAAAAATGCGGAGTGGAAGTTACACGTTCTATCGTTAGAAGAGAGCGCATGGGGCACATCGAGCTTTCTACCCCCGTTTCGCATATTTGGTTTTTGCGCGGAGTTCCTTCCCGAATGAGCATTCTTTTGAATATATCTGTTTCTGATCTTGAGAAAGTCATATATTTCGCGGGGTACATCATTACCAAGGTACACGAAGAAGAAAAAGAAGCAATTCTTTCCGGCTTAGACAAAGAGTACAAAATAAAATTAAAAAATTCTTCTGATGATGAAACTCGGGAAAAATTAAAAAATCTGCTTTCTATTACCAAGAAAGAAATTGGAGAAATTTATGAAGGAAAAGTTTTAAATGAAATTTCCTTTCATCATTATTCTTTAAAATACGGGACTTGTTTTGAAGCTAATATTGGAGCTGAAGCTATTTATTCTATTTTCAAAAATCTAGATTTAAATAAACTAAAAAATCTTACAGAAAAAATGCTTGTGGACGCTAGCGCAGTTGAAAAAGATAAACTACAAAAAAGGCTTTCCCTCATCCGCGCGATGACTTACGCGGGCATTCGACCAGAATGGATGTTTTTGACTGTTATTCCAGTCATTCCGCCGGTTTTGCGTCCGATGGTGGCCCTAGACGGTGGGCGCCATGCTTCAAGTGATTTAAATGATCTTTATCGCCGTGTCATAAATAGAAACAATCGCTTAAAGAAATTAAAAGAAATTAATGCTCCGGATGTCATTTTAAGAAATGAAAAACGCATTATTCAAGAAGCAGTAGACGCTCTTATCGACAACTCGATCGCCAAGCAAAATGATTCTGTGGCAATGAGCCAGTCTCAGAAACGTCCTCTCAAATCACTCTCCGATAACCTAAAATCCAAACAAGGCCTTTTCCGCCAAAATCTTTTAGGAAAACGAGTGGATTATTCAGGCCGCAGCGTCATTGTCGTCGGTCCTGAACTCAAATTAAATCAATGCGGGTTGCCAAAGCATATGGCTCTCGAGCTTTTCCGACCGTTTGTAATTTCAAAAATTTTACAAGCAGAACTTGCATTTAATATTCGCGGAGCAAACAAACTCATAGAAGAGCGTTCCCCTGAAGTGTGGGCAATATTAGAAGAAGTTATCCAAGGCAAATACGTGCTTCTTAACCGTGCACCGACTTTGCATCGCTTGGGTATTCAAGCTTTTAACCCAATTTTAATTGAAGGAAATGCTATTCAAGTTCATCCGCTTGTTTGTCAGGCTTTCAACGCCGACTTCGACGGAGACCAGATGGCAGTGTATGTACCATTACTTGAAGAAGCGCAATTCGAAGCAAAAGAATTAATGGCATCGAATAAAAATTTGCTTAAACCCCAAAACGGAGATCCGATAGTACATCCTCGCATGGACATGGTGCTTGGCAGTTATTGGATGACCAAATCGGTTGATGGGGAAGTCGGTGAAGGCAAATATTTTCCCAATCCAAATACTGCTATAACCGCTTCTGACTATGGTATTGTTTCTCTTCGTGCCAAAATAAAGGTTCTAGCAACTGATACGCATAAATACAGAAAATTTAATGGAGGGATTTTTGAAACTTCTGTCGGCAAACTTCTCTTCAATAGTATTTTGCCGAATGATTTTTCTTATGTGAATGATGAAATGACTCAAAACAGACTTTCTTCTCTTTTAGATGAGATTATCGTTCATTCCGGAGTGGAAAATACTCCTCATATTTTGGATAAGATCAAAGCATTTGGATTCAAGTATTCTACGGTTTCTGGCACCACCTGGGGATTGGACAATACTAAAGTTCCTGAAGAAAAGAAAAAAATCATAGAAGAAGGCAAGAAATTAGAAGCCGATATGGTGGCGCAGTGGAGCGAGGGTCTGCTTTCTTTGGATGAAAGATACCAAAAGATTATCGAGATCTGGACGCAGGTTAAGAAAAATCTAGAAAAAATCCTGCCAAATACGCTTGATAAAAAAGGTTCTACTTATGATTTATTTACTTCCAAAGCGAGAGGTACGATGAGCAGTTTGATGCAAATGACGGGGATGATTGGCCTTATCCAAAACAATCAGGGTAAAATTCTAGAATTTCCAATTATTCCTTGTTACCAAGAGGGTCTTTCTCCGATTGAATATTTCGTTATTACTCACGGTGCTCGTAAGGGCGCGTCTGATACGGCGCTCAATACTGCAAAAGCCGGATATTTGACTCGAAGACTGGTAGATGTGGCTCAAGATGTGGTGATCACTGAAGAAGATTGCGGTACCAAAGAAGGCAAAATAGTTACCAAAGAAAATATTTCCGGAATTGAAATCCCGCTTTCTAAAAATATTCGAGGACGAGTTCTGGCGAAAGATTTAAAAGACAAAGATGGGAATGTTGTTTATAGCAGAGGATTTTTAATCACCAAAGAAGAAGCTTACAATATTGAAGGAGCAGGTTTTACCGAGGTATTCGTGCGTTCCCCTCTTACTTGTAAAACAGCGCATGGCCTTTGTGTCAATTGTTACGGACTTGATTTAGGGCGAAATCGTTTAGTAGAGCTTGGCGAGGCTGTCGGTATAATTGCCGCTCAAGCTATCGGAGAACCTGGTACTCAGTTGACGCTCCGCACTTTCCACGCTGGAGGTGTGGCAGGAACAGACATCACCACAGGCTTGCCTCGTGTTGAAGAAATTTTTGAAAGACGTATTCCTAAAAACCCCGCTATTATTTCCGAGACTGACGGAGAAGTAATCTCTATTACAAGCAAGGAAGGTAAAGAAAATGTAAAAGAAAAAATAATTAAAGTGTTATCTGACAGTAAAGCCGATGGCAAAGCAAATGAGATAGAATATCTGGTGGCCTTTCGCAGAACGCCTATTGTCAAAGTCGGGGATGCGGTAAAGAAGGGGCAGCTTTTAACTGACGGGTCAGCCGATATTGCCGAGATGTTCAGATTGGGAAATAAAGAATTAGTGGAAGAATATATTATTGAAGAAATTAATAAAGTTTATGAGCTTCAAAGCGCTTCAATTTCTAGAAAACACACTGAAATTATTATTCGTCAAATGTTTTCACGCAGAAAAATAAAAGATGCCGGTGAGACCAATTTTTCTGCCGGAGACATAGTTGAGAATACCGCTTTCATAGAAGAAAATGCCAGAGTGAAAGAAATAGATGGAAAAGAAGCAAAAGCGGAGATAGTAGTGCTCGGTATTACGGAAGTTTCTCTCCGCACCAAGAGCTGGCTCTCAGCTGCGTCATTCCAAAATACTAATCGTGTCTTAATAGAAAATGCCATCAAGGGCGGCGTGGATTCGCTCCGAGGTCTAAAAGAAAATGTCATCATCGGACGCTTGATTCCAGCCGGAACAGGGTTTAAGAATAAGTTTGTGAGCGCAAAAGAAGAATAA